The Parambassis ranga chromosome 14, fParRan2.1, whole genome shotgun sequence genome includes a window with the following:
- the acaca gene encoding acetyl-CoA carboxylase 1 isoform X7 produces the protein MAQQEGAAKKKPSVASLHSRFIVGSVSEENSEDETQGKPDMQLEEKENRSLSPSSGSSDSTYEMGFDHIDGPVHNLSFCDNNRSSMSGLHLVKQGRDRRRIDLQRDFTVASPAEFVTRFGGNKVIEKVLIANNGIAAVKCMRSIRRWAYEMFRNERAIRFVVMVTPEDLKANAEYIKMADHYVPVPGGTNNNNYANVELILDIAKRIPVQAVWAGWGHASENPKLPELLQKNGIAFMGPPSQAMWALGDKIASSIVAQTAGIPTLPWSGSGLSVDWAENNQKKKIINVPHDVYELGCIQDVEDGLKAAEKIGFPVMVKASEGGGGKGIRKVNCADDFPNLFRQVQAEVPGSPIFVMQLAKHARHLEVQILADQYGNAISLFGRDCSVQRRHQKIIEEAPATIATSDVFEDMEKCAVKLAKMVGYVSAGTVEYLYSQDGSFYFLELNPRLQVEHPCTEMVADVNLPAAQLQIAMGIPLHRIKDIRMLYGLQPWGDCPIDFECLSTTPSPRGHVIAARITSENPDEGFKPSSGTVQELNFRSNKNVWGYFSVAAAGGLHEFADSQFGHCFSWGENREEAISNMVVALKELSIRGDFRTTVEYLIKLLETESFQHNSIDTGWLDRLISEKMQAERPDTMLGIVSGALHVADVNLRNSVSNFLHSLERGQVLPAHTLLNTVDVELIYEGTKYVLTVTRQSPNSYVVIMNNSSAEVDVHRLSDGGLLLSYDGSSYTTYMKEEVDRYRITIGNKTCVFEKENDPSLLRSPSAGKLIQYTVEDGGHVFAGQCYAEIEVMKMVMTLTAAESGCIHYVKRAGAALEPGCVIAKLQLDDPSRVQQAELHTGALPSIQAVALRGEKLHRVFHNTLDHLVHIMNGYCLPEPFFSGKLKEWVERLMKTMRDPSLPLLELQDIMTSVSGRIPPAVEKSIKKEMAQYASNITSVLCQFPSQQIANILDSHAATLNKKSEREVFFMNTQSIVQLVQKYRSGIRGHMKAVVMDLLRQYLKVEIQFQNGHYDKCVFALREENKGDMANVLNYIFSHAQVTKKNLLVTMLIDQLCGRDPTLTDELMAILTELTQLSKTTNAKVALRARQVLIASHLPSYELRHNQVESIFLSAIDMYGHQFCIENLQKLILSETSIFDVLPNFFYHSNQVVRMAALEVYVRRAYIAYELNSVQHRQLKDNTCVVEFQFMLPTSHPNRGNIPTLNRKMSAPIPDIVKPMDTKLEEAKPQDLKAQDSESKDDNPEKKNTSDSESVERMSFSSNLNHYGMVHVASVSDVLLDTSFTPPCQRMGAMVSFRSFQEFTKNIKDVLICFSDSPPPSPTFPEGGNPVLYGEEDNKSIQDEPIHILNVAIKTDSDIDDDGLASMFREFTQSKKSMLFEHGIRRLTFLVAQKREFPKFFTFRARDKFEEDRIYRHLEPALAFQLELNRMRNFALTAIPCANHKMHLYLGAARVEVGTEVTDYRFFVRAIIRHSDLVTKEASFEYLHNEAERLLLEAMDELEVAFNNTTVRTDCNHIFLNFVPTVIMDPSKIEESVRSMVMRYGSRLWKLRVLQAELKINIRLTPTGKQIPIRLFLTNESGYYLDISLYKEVTDSRTGQIMFQAYGDKQGPLHGMLINTPYVTKDLLQSKRFQAQSLGTTYVYDFPEMFRQALKKLWHSTQAYAHLPKCPLPSELLTFTELVLDAQGQLVQMNRLPGGNEIGMVAWRMTLRTPEYPAGREIIVISNDITHKIGSFGPQEDVLFLRASEMARESGIPRLYIAANSGARIGLAEEIRHMFHVAWQDPSDPYKGFKYLYLTPQDYKKVSALNSVHCEHIEDEGESRYKITDIIGKDEGLGVENLKGSGMIAGESSLAYEEIITMNLVTCRAIGIGAYLVRLGQRTIQVDNSHIILTGAGALNKVLGREVYTSNNQLGGIQIMHNNGVTHCTVCDDFEGVFTLLQWLSYMPKCISSPAPILKAKDSIDRTIEFVPTKAPYDPRWMLAGRPSQTPKGSWQSGFFDHGSFMEIMQPWAQSVVVGRARLGGIPTGVVAVETRSVELSIPADPANLDSEAKIIQQAGQVWFPDSAFKTAQAIKDLNREGLPLIVFANWRGFSGGMKDMYDQVLKFGAYIVDGLREYKQPVLVYIPPQAELRGGSWVVIDPTINPRHMEMYADKDSRGGVLEPEGTVEIKFRKKDLVKTMRRVDPVYMGLAERLGTPELSTPDRKELETKLKEREEFLLPIYHQVAVQFADLHDTPGRMQEKGVITDILEWQTSRQFFYWRLRRLLLEDTVKRKIQAANSELTDGQIQAMLRRWFVEAEGAVKAYLWDNNEEVVGWVERQLAEDEGARSVIDENIKYIRRDHILKQIRSLVQANPEVAMDSIVHMTQHISPTQRAEVVRILSTMETSASS, from the exons ATGGCACAGCAGGAAGGTGCTGCCAAGAAGAAGCCCTCCGTGGCATCGCTGCACTCCCGCTTCATTGTGGGATCGGTGTCGGAAGAGAACTCGGAGGATGAAACTCAAGGGAAGCCGGACATGCAGCTGGAGGAAAAGGAGAATCGTTCCTTGTCACCATCTTCTGGTAGCTCTGACAGCACCTATGAAATGGGTTTTGACCACATTGATGGCCCCGTCCACAATTTAAG TTTTTGTGATAACAACAGATCAAGCATGTCAGGGCTGCATTTGGTGAAACAAGGCAGAGATCGCAGGCGCATTGATTTACAGAGGGATTTCACTGTGGCTTCTCCTGCTGAATTTGTCACCCGCTTCGGTGGAAACAAGGTCATTGAGAAG GTGCTTATCGCTAACAATGGCATTGCTGCGGTTAAATGCATGCGCTCCATCCGCCGCTGGGCGTATGAGATGTTCCGTAATGAAAGGGCAATCCgttttgttgtcatggtgacccCAGAAGATCTAAAGGCCAATGCAG aGTATATCAAAATGGCAGATCATTATGTCCCTGTGCCAGGAGGGACAAATAACAACAACTATGCCAACGTAGAACTCATTCTGGACATTGCTAAACGAATACCTGTTCAG GCAGTGTGGGCTGGATGGGGTCATGCCTCAGAGAACCCCAAACTCCCAGAGCTTCTTCAAAAGAATGGCATTGCTTTCATGG GTCCCCCAAGTCAAGCCATGTGGGCTCTAGGCGACAAGATTGCTTCATCAATTGTGGCTCAGACAGCTGGCATTCCAACCCTGCCTTGGAGTGGATCAG GTCTGTCAGTGGATTGGGCCGAGAACAATCAGAAGAAAAAGATCATTAACGTTCCTCATGATGTGTATGAACTCGGCTGCATCCAGGATGTAGAAGATGGTTTGAAA GCTGCAGAGAAAATCGGCTTCCCTGTAATGGTGAAGGCTTCAGAAGGTGGTGGAGGGAAAGGGATCCGTAAAGTCAACTGTGCGGATGACTTCCCAAACCTTTTCAGACAG GTCCAGGCAGAGGTTCCAGGGTCACCCATTTTCGTCATGCAACTCGCCAAGCATGCCCGCCACTTGGAGGTCCAGATTTTGGCTGATCAATACGGCAATGCCATTTCCCTGTTCGGCAGAGACTGCTCGGTGCAGCGACGTCACCAGAAGATTATAGAGGAGGCTCCTGCTACTATTGCTACTTCTGATGTGTTTGAGGACATGGAAAAG tgTGCAGTGAAGCTGGCTAAGATGGTGGGCTACGTCAGCGCGGGTACGGTGGAGTACCTCTACAGCCAGGATGGAAGCTTCTACTTCCTGGAGCTCAACCCTCGTCTGCAGGTGGAACATCCCTGCACAGAGATGGTGGCTGATGTCAACCTGCCTGCTGCTCAACTGCAG ATTGCTATGGGTATTCCTCTTCACCGGATCAAAGACATCAGGATGCTTTATGGGCTCCAGCCTTGGGGTGACTGTCCAATAGACTTTGAGTGTCTGTCAACTACCCCCTCCCCACGAGGCCATGTCATTGCAGCACGTATCACCAGTGAAAATCCTGATGAG GGTTTCAAACCAAGCTCAGGAACTGTGCAAGAGCTGAATTTCCGCAGCAATAAAAATGTGTGGGGCTACTTCAGtgttgcagcagctggaggtctGCATGAGTTTGCTGATTCCCAGTTTGGACACTGCTTCTCTTGGGGAGAGAATCGTGAAGAGGCCATCTC CAACATGGTGGTTGCTCTGAAGGAGCTGTCTATCAGGGGAGACTTCAGGACTACAGTGGAATACCTCATCAAGCTGCTGGAAACAGAAAGCTTTCAGCACAACAGCATTGACACAGGATGGCTGGATAGGCTTATCTCAGAGAAGATGCAG GCAGAGCGTCCTGATACAATGCTGGGAATTGTTAGCGGCGCACTGCATGTAGCAGATGTCAATCTCAGGAACAGTGTTTCCAATTTTCTGCATTCCCTTGAAAG GGGCCAAGTGctcccagcacacacactacTCAACACTGTGGATGTGGAGCTAATCTATGAAGGTACCAAGTACGTCCTCACAGTGACACGTCAGTCTCCCAACTCTTACGTAGTCATCATGAACAACTCTTCTGCTGAGGTGGACGTCCATCGGCTAAGCGATGGAGGTCTTTTGTTGTCTTATGATGGAAGCAGCTATACTACCTACATGAAGGAAGAGGTGGATCG GTATCGCATCACAATTGGGAACAAGACGTGTGTTTTTGAAAAGGAAAATGATCCTTCGCTGCTGCGCTCTCCTTCAGCAGGAAAGCTCATTCAGTACACAGTTGAGGATGGCGGGCATGTGTTTGCTGGCCAGTGCTACGCTGAAATAGAG GTGATGAAGATGGTAATGACGCTGACGGCTGCAGAGTCTGGTTGTATTCACTATGTGAAGAGGGCTGGAGCAGCATTGGAGCCTGGCTGCGTCATTGCCAAACTGCAACTGGATGACCCAAGCAGAGTGCAACAG gCTGAGCTGCACACAGGGGCCCTGCCTTCTATCCAGGCTGTTGCTCTGAGAGGTGAGAAGCTACATAGGGTCTTCCATAACACACTGGATCATCTTGTCCACATAATGAATGGTTACTGCCTCCCTGAGCCTTTCTTCAGTGGAAAG TTGAAAGAGTGGGTGGAAAGGCTGATGAAAACTATGCGTGATCCCTCTTTGCCACTGTTGGAACTTCAAGACATCATGACCAGTGTGTCTGGTCGCATCCCTCCTGCTGTGGAGAAATCCATTAAGAAGGAGATGGCTCAGTATGCCAGCAACATTACTTCAGTGCTCTGCCAGTTCCCCAGCCAACAG ATTGCAAACATCCTGGACAGTCACGCTGCTACTCTCAACAAGAAGTCAGAGAGAGAAGTATTCTTCATGAACACACAAAGCATCGTTCAGCTGGTGCAGAA GTACCGCAGCGGCATCCGAGGTCACATGAAGGCAGTGGTGATGGACTTGCTTAGACAGTACCTGAAAGTAGAGATTCAGTTCCAGAATG GTCACTatgacaagtgtgtgtttgcattgcgAGAAGAAAACAAAGGTGACATGGCCAATGTGCTCAACTATATCTTCTCCCATGCTCAAGTCACTAAGAAAAATCTGCTGGTTACTATGCTGATT GATCAGCTGTGTGGCCGTGATCCAACATTGACAGATGAACTCATGGCCATTTTGACTGAACTCACTCAGCTTAGCAAGACTACCAATGCCAAGGTGGCACTGCGTGCGCGTCAG gtgTTGATAGCGTCTCACCTTCCCTCATATGAGCTACGACACAACCAGGTCGAGtccatcttcctctctgccatcgaCATGTATGGGCATCAGTTCTGCATTGAGAACCTGCAG aaacTGATCCTATCAGAGACCTCCATCTTTGATGTTCTGCCCAACTTCTTCTATCACAGTAACCAAGTAGTCAGGATGGCTGCCCTTGAG GTGTACGTCCGCAGAGCATACATTGCCTACGAGCTGAACAGTGTTCAGCATCGACAGCTGAAGGACAACACGTGTGTGGTAGAGTTCCAATTCATGCTTCCCACCTCACATCCCAACAG AGGGAACATCCCCACTCTAAACAG GAAAATGTCTGCCCCTATCCCTGACATTGTAAAACCCATGGACACTAAATTAGAGGAAGCTAAACCCCAGGACCTTAAAGCACAGGATAGTGAATCTAAGGATGATAATCCTGAGAAGAAAAATACATCAGATTCGGAATCTGTGGAAAG gatgtcATTCTCATCCAACCTGAATCACTATGGCATGGTACATGTGGCCAGCGTAAGCGATGTCCTCCTTGACACATCTTTTACACCACCCTGTCAGCGTATGGGAGCCATGGTCTCCTTCCGCTCCTTCCAGGAGTTCACAAA gaaCATAAAAGACGTGTTGATCTGCTTCTCGGACTCTCCTCCCCCAAGCCCGACCTTCCCAGAGGGAGGCAACCCTGTCTTGTATGGTGAAGAGGACAACAAG AGTATTCAGGATGAGCCTATCCATATCTTGAATGTGGCTATAAAGACTGACAGCGACATTGACGATGACGGCCTGGCATCCATGTTCCGGGAGTTCACTCAGTCGAAG aAGTCCATGCTGTTCGAACACGGAATCCGAAGGCTGACTTTCCTTGTGGCTCAGAAG AGGGAATTCCCCAAATTTTTCACATTCCGTGCCAGAGACAAG TTTGAGGAGGACAGGATCTATCGACACCTGGAGCCAGCTTTAGCATTCCAGCTGGAGCTTAACCGCATGCGCAACTTTGCTCTAACTGCTATCCCATGCGCCAATCACAAGATGCACCTGTACCTGGGTGCAGCCCGGGTGGAGGTGGGCACAGAGGTCACAGACTACAGGTTCTTTGTTCGAGCCATTATCCGCCACTCTGATCTGGTCACAAAG GAGGCCTCCTTTGAATACCTTCACAATGAAGCAGAACGTCTGCTGCTGGAAGCCATGGATGAACTGGAAGTGGCGTTCAACAACACAACCGTACGGACTGACTGCAATCACATCTTCCTCAATTTTGTTCCTACAGTCATCATGGACCCATCAAAG ATTGAGGAGTCTGTGCGCTCCATGGTGATGCGATACGGCAGCCGTCTATGGAAGCTGCGTGTCCTGCAGGCCGAGCTGAAAATTAACATCCGCCTGACTCCAACAGGGAAACAGATTCCCATCCGCCTCTTCTTAACTAATGAATCTGGTTACTACCTGGACATCAGCCTGTACAAGGAGGTCACTGACTCCCGTACAGGACAG attatgTTTCAAGCATATGGAGACAAGCAAGGCCCCTTGCATGGCATGCTCATCAATACACCTTATGTCACCAAGGACCTGTTGCAGTCGAAGCGCTTTCAGGCACAATCACTGGGCACCACGTATGTCTACGACTTCCCAGAAATGTTCAGACAG GCCTTGAAGAAGTTGTGGCATTCTACCCAAGCCTATGCTCACTTGCCTAAATGCCCTCTTCCCTCTGAGCTGCTCACTTTCACTGAGCTGGTTCTTGATGCTCAAGGTCAGCTGGTGCAGATGAATCGACTGCCAGGAGGCAACGAG ATTGGAATGGTGGCATGGAGGATGACCCTGCGAACGCCAGAGTATCCTGCAGGCCGTGAGATCATTGTCATAAGCAACGACATCACACACAAGATCGGCTCATTCGGGCCCCAGGAAGACGTGTTGTTCCTGCGAGCCTCAGAGATGGCACGAGAGAGCGGCATCCCCCGACTCTACATCGCAGCAAACAGTGGTGCCCGCATTGGCCTGGCAGAGGAAATCAGACACATGTTCCATGTGGCATGGCAAGATCCATCTGACCCATACAAG GGTTTCAAGTACCTCTACCTTACACCTCAAGATTACAAGAAGGTTTCAGCTCTAAACTCTGTGCATTGTGAACACatagaggatgaaggagaatcCAG GTACAAGATCACTGACATTATAGGAAAAGATGAAGGGCTGGGTGTGGAGAATCTGAAAGGGTCTGGAATGATTGCTGGGGAATCCTCTCTGGCCTATGAGGAGATCATCACCATGAATCTG GTTACATGTCGAGCCATTGGTATTGGGGCTTATCTGGTGAGGCTTGGACAAAGAACCATCCAAGTGGACAACTCTCACATCATCCTCACTGGAGCTGGAGCCCTCAATAAG GTGCTGGGAAGAGAAGTGTACACATCAAACAACCAACTGGGTGGAATTCAGATCATGCACAACAATGGCGTGACCCACTGCACAGTTTGCGATGACTTTGAGGGAGTCTTCACACTTTTGCAGTGGCTGTCCTACATGCCCAAG tgtatatCTAGTCCTGCGCCCATCCTCAAAGCCAAGGACTCCATTGATCGGACAATAGAGTTTGTGCCTACCAAGGCTCCCTATGACCCTCGCTGGATGTTAGCAGGACGTCCAAGCCAGA CTCCAAAGGGCTCCTGGCAGAGTGGTTTCTTTGACCATGGCTCCTTCATGGAGATCATGCAGCCATGGGCACAGAGTGTGGTGGTAGGCAGAGCcag ACTGGGTGGGATACCTACAGGAGTGGTTGCTGTGGAAACCAGGTCAGTGGAGCTGTCAATCCCAGCCGATCCAGCCAATTTAGACTCAGAAGCAAAG ATCATCCAGCAGGCAGGGCAGGTGTGGTTCCCAGATTCAGCTTTCAAAACTGCCCAGGCTATTAAGGACCTGAACCGAGAGGGCTTACCTCTCATAGTGTTTGCCAACTGGAGGGGCTTTTCTGGTGGAATGAAAG ATATGTACGACCAGGTGCTGAAGTTTGGGGCCTACATTGTGGATGGTCTCAGGGAGTACAAGCAGCCTGTTCTGGTTTATATCCCTCCTCAGGCTGAGCTGAGAGGAGGCTCATGGGTGGTTATAGATCCCACCATCAACCCCCGTCACATGGAGATGTACGCCGACAAAGACAGCCG AGGTGGAGTGTTGGAGCCTGAAGGAACAGTGGAGATCAAATTTAGGAAGAAGGACCTGGTGAAGACCATGAGAAGAGTAGATCCGGTTTACATGGGCCTGGCTGAAAGACTTG GAACCCCAGAGCTCAGCACCCCTGATCGAAAAGAGCTGGAAACCAAGCTTAAGGAGCGCGAGGAGTTTCTGTTGCCCATCTACCATCAGGTGGCCGTGCAGTTTGCAGACCTCCATGACACGCCGGGTCGCATGCAAGAAAAAGGCGTTATCACG